The Trichocoleus sp. FACHB-46 genome has a segment encoding these proteins:
- a CDS encoding acyltransferase produces the protein MSSETVTPSSRSSQRLEALLLVLAGWVPLSPGFALRRILYRFVFQQLGSSVQLQPGVEFLGAHQIELGNQVTINRGARLNASGSHSKITLGDRVQIDIGVDIRVSRGDCLIEIGPRTSIGPYTCIAGPGNIKIGQDCLIAAHVGIFANNHEFAERDRKIREQGVSRKGITIGDDCWLGSGVKVLDGVTIGEGSVIGAGAVVTKDIPPYSVAVGVPARIVAQRGTVELAKDLIS, from the coding sequence ATGAGTTCTGAAACTGTCACGCCGTCCAGCCGCTCCTCTCAGCGTCTAGAAGCGCTACTGTTAGTTTTGGCAGGTTGGGTTCCTCTCTCGCCCGGTTTTGCCCTCCGCAGAATTCTGTATCGCTTTGTATTTCAGCAACTGGGCTCATCAGTTCAGCTTCAGCCAGGGGTAGAATTTTTAGGCGCTCATCAGATTGAACTCGGAAATCAGGTGACGATCAATCGAGGTGCTCGCCTGAACGCCAGTGGGTCTCATAGCAAAATCACTCTAGGCGATCGCGTGCAAATTGATATTGGCGTTGATATTCGCGTTAGTCGAGGTGATTGCCTGATTGAGATTGGCCCACGCACCTCGATTGGCCCCTACACCTGTATTGCTGGTCCCGGAAACATTAAAATTGGTCAGGATTGCCTAATTGCAGCGCATGTTGGCATTTTTGCTAATAATCATGAATTTGCTGAGCGCGATCGTAAAATTCGTGAGCAGGGTGTCAGCCGCAAAGGAATTACGATCGGAGATGACTGCTGGCTTGGTAGTGGCGTGAAGGTGCTAGATGGCGTCACTATTGGCGAAGGCAGCGTCATTGGTGCTGGAGCAGTAGTCACCAAAGATATCCCACCCTATTCTGTCGCGGTGGGTGTTCCTGCCCGGATTGTGGCTCAGCGGGGCACTGTTGAACTCGCCAAAGATCTAATCTCTTAG
- a CDS encoding carbohydrate-binding domain-containing protein, whose protein sequence is MPPIRIEAENYTGYYDTTTGNSGSVYRTDNVDIQATTDVGGGYNVGWTKSGEWLTYNFELTEAGFYDLTTRVASGTSGTKTLRILIDGVDVTGSLSFTDASGWQSWRDLTKQGLNLSAGQHEMRVEMVTGNLNFNYIELTPAVSVTDAIAPTASLTATNVTTAGAADYTFTVTYQDNQAIDLASLSDGDVIVTGPNGFQQASTLVSVNTTGNGSPRTATYRITAPGGSWDDADNGTYAIAIQSNQVRDTSGNAVIASNLGSFQATVAAQTGGIALPGRVQAEDYISSSDTTTGNSGAVYRNDNVDIEATVDIGGGYNIGWVKAGEWLTYDINVAQTGFYDLTARVASAAVGTKSLRIKIDGQDMGTLSLTDASGWQSWQNITKANVNLTAGRHQLRVEMLTDSLNLNYIDFTPVPVGRINGTNSAETLNGDALDNIISAFGGNDILNGGEGNDLLNGGFGSDALDGGLGNDTASYAQSSSGVSANLATGLASAILRIMPLGDSITHGMPPSNPLAYPGAYRIPLWERFKTDSIPLDFVGSQRNGSLSENPDSPDGFDQDHEGYPGKKISEIATSTQVNLNPRLQELKPNVILLTIGTNDAMSTRSVDQMKSDLGKLIDQITSQRPDVQLLVSTIPPINPSRSSTAAQKAIAFNNSLPTIISTKAAAGKKVALVDTIKGNDGQSGTADDLVVSDLVSDGLHPNESGYNKIANTWYDAIFKNVTIDRDSFNSIENLTGSDFDDILVGNNEANVLEGSSGKDQLTGMSGADTFAYRNLLEAGDIITDFAANDLLQVSAAGFGGGLVAGVALSAAEAATGVFVSGSNPTAIGSSANFLYNATNGVLSFDQDGVGSGTAVAIATFNTLPSLSANQFMITA, encoded by the coding sequence ATGCCACCCATTCGAATTGAAGCTGAAAACTACACGGGTTATTACGACACCACAACTGGCAACTCCGGTAGTGTCTATCGCACTGACAATGTTGATATTCAAGCTACCACTGATGTGGGAGGTGGTTACAACGTTGGTTGGACTAAATCTGGCGAATGGCTGACCTATAACTTTGAGCTAACAGAAGCTGGGTTCTATGATCTGACGACTCGGGTTGCCTCTGGTACAAGCGGCACCAAAACATTACGAATTCTCATTGACGGTGTAGACGTAACTGGCAGCCTCAGTTTTACAGATGCCTCTGGCTGGCAATCTTGGCGTGACCTCACCAAGCAGGGGCTGAACTTGAGTGCTGGTCAGCACGAAATGCGAGTTGAAATGGTGACTGGTAATCTTAATTTCAACTACATCGAACTTACCCCTGCTGTTAGTGTTACCGATGCGATCGCTCCAACTGCCAGTTTGACTGCAACCAACGTCACTACGGCGGGAGCTGCTGATTACACCTTTACGGTTACTTATCAAGATAACCAAGCGATCGACCTGGCTAGCTTGAGTGATGGCGATGTCATTGTTACGGGACCCAACGGATTTCAGCAAGCATCGACTCTCGTCAGCGTCAATACCACAGGGAATGGGAGTCCCCGCACTGCCACCTATCGAATTACTGCTCCAGGCGGTTCCTGGGATGACGCTGACAATGGCACCTACGCGATCGCGATTCAAAGTAATCAGGTCCGCGATACCAGCGGCAACGCTGTAATTGCCAGCAACTTAGGCAGCTTTCAAGCGACTGTAGCCGCTCAGACCGGTGGGATTGCGCTACCAGGTCGAGTCCAAGCCGAAGACTATATCAGCTCTTCTGATACCACAACTGGTAACTCAGGGGCAGTTTACCGCAACGACAACGTAGACATTGAAGCAACGGTAGATATCGGTGGTGGTTATAACATTGGCTGGGTCAAGGCTGGAGAGTGGCTGACCTACGACATTAATGTGGCTCAAACTGGATTTTATGACCTCACTGCTCGTGTCGCTTCTGCGGCTGTAGGGACCAAATCTCTTCGCATCAAAATTGATGGGCAGGATATGGGGACACTGAGTCTTACAGATGCGTCTGGGTGGCAGTCTTGGCAGAACATTACTAAAGCAAATGTCAATTTGACGGCTGGTCGTCACCAATTGCGGGTTGAGATGCTAACCGATAGCCTTAACCTCAATTACATCGACTTTACCCCAGTTCCCGTGGGACGCATCAATGGTACTAACTCGGCAGAAACCCTCAATGGGGATGCTCTTGACAATATCATCAGTGCTTTTGGGGGCAATGACATTCTCAATGGCGGTGAGGGCAACGATCTGCTGAATGGTGGTTTCGGTAGTGATGCGCTAGATGGCGGTTTGGGAAACGACACAGCCAGTTATGCTCAATCCAGTAGCGGTGTTAGCGCCAATTTGGCGACCGGGCTGGCTAGTGCCATTCTGCGGATTATGCCTCTAGGCGACTCCATTACTCACGGGATGCCTCCTTCTAACCCACTCGCTTATCCAGGGGCTTACCGAATTCCTTTATGGGAGCGATTCAAGACAGACTCGATTCCTCTGGATTTCGTTGGGTCTCAGCGCAATGGCAGTCTGAGCGAAAACCCTGATAGTCCTGATGGCTTTGACCAAGACCATGAAGGATACCCTGGAAAGAAAATTAGTGAGATTGCCACGTCCACCCAGGTCAATCTGAATCCACGCTTACAAGAGCTGAAGCCAAATGTAATTTTGCTGACGATCGGAACGAATGACGCCATGTCTACACGTTCGGTTGATCAGATGAAGAGCGATCTGGGCAAGCTCATTGACCAAATTACAAGCCAGCGTCCTGATGTGCAGTTGTTGGTTTCTACTATTCCCCCGATTAACCCAAGTCGCAGTTCTACCGCAGCTCAAAAAGCGATCGCCTTTAACAACAGTTTGCCGACAATCATCAGCACCAAAGCGGCTGCGGGCAAGAAGGTAGCGCTGGTGGACACAATTAAGGGCAATGATGGGCAGAGTGGAACGGCTGACGACTTAGTGGTGAGCGATTTGGTCTCAGACGGCTTACATCCCAATGAGAGCGGCTATAACAAGATTGCCAACACCTGGTATGACGCCATCTTCAAGAATGTCACGATCGATCGCGATTCCTTCAACAGCATCGAAAATCTGACTGGCAGTGACTTTGACGATATCCTTGTCGGCAACAATGAGGCCAATGTTCTGGAAGGTAGCAGTGGCAAAGATCAGCTCACAGGTATGAGTGGTGCGGATACCTTTGCCTACCGAAACCTTTTGGAGGCTGGGGACATAATTACTGACTTTGCAGCGAATGATCTACTACAAGTTTCTGCGGCGGGCTTTGGCGGCGGGTTAGTGGCAGGTGTAGCTTTGAGTGCGGCGGAGGCTGCAACTGGTGTCTTTGTCAGTGGAAGTAATCCAACTGCGATCGGTAGCAGTGCTAACTTCCTCTACAACGCAACGAATGGGGTTCTGAGCTTTGACCAAGACGGCGTAGGAAGCGGTACGGCTGTCGCGATCGCCACGTTCAACACACTCCCCTCTCTATCGGCGAATCAGTTTATGATTACGGCCTAG
- a CDS encoding GDSL-type esterase/lipase family protein has product MASDSWNITNEETTQASQGEPPLSNLLFDSFFYLKQNADVRAAIASGAIKSAWDHFVNFGQYENRNASALFDPTFYLEQNLDVKAAIASGAIKSAWDHFVNFGQYENRNASALFDPTFYLEQNLDVKAAVENNIFTSAWHHFVSFGQYEERAPSTLFDPTFYLEQNLDVKAAVENNIFTSAWHHFVSFGQYEERAPSTLFDPTFYLEQNLDVKAAVENNIFTSAWHHFVSFGQYEERAPSTLFDPTFYLEQNPDVKAAVENGEIGSALDHFVIFGFEENRLGTQPRNPIEVTAPTANLSSDDITINLTNTFTVTYTDNVAIDVASIDGSDIRVVGPNGFEQLATLVSVDAADNDSSARATYQFMTPGGIWDAADSGIYSFSVQPGQVADINGNFVQPAGLAAIAIDNGPINGTPANNTLNGNIFNNIINGLAGDDILNGNKGDDLLDGGAGSDTFDGGDGIDTVSYALSTSGISANLRQGTATTILRIMPLGDSITHGMPTSNPLAYPGAYRIPLWRKFQADSILIDFVGSQKNGGKSENSDSPTGFDQDHEGYPGKKINEIATSTQVNLNPRLQELKPNVILLTIGTNDAMSNRSVNQMKSDLSNLIDQITTQQPNAQLFVATIPPINPERSPTAAEKAIAFNRDLPSLISAKAAAGKNVLFVDTVKGVDGRSGTSDDLKLSDIVADGLHPNEGGYNKTANTWYEALSDNITIDRDTFKSVENLLGSDFDDVLVGSSGTNVLNGGAGNDKILGGGGDDTFIGGAGSDVYGVGIDGKPTILDFQNDQDLLGLTNGLQFSQLTIAQGLGDNANHTLISLTSNGQLLASLMGVQATNITTTDFTTA; this is encoded by the coding sequence ATGGCATCTGATTCTTGGAACATTACGAACGAGGAAACGACTCAAGCAAGTCAGGGTGAACCGCCCCTTTCTAACCTCTTATTCGATTCGTTTTTTTACCTTAAGCAAAATGCAGATGTTAGAGCAGCCATTGCCAGCGGTGCTATAAAAAGCGCTTGGGACCATTTTGTGAATTTTGGTCAGTATGAAAACCGCAATGCCAGCGCCTTATTTGACCCCACCTTCTATCTAGAACAAAACCTTGATGTTAAGGCAGCCATTGCCAGCGGTGCTATAAAAAGCGCTTGGGACCATTTTGTGAATTTTGGTCAGTATGAAAACCGCAATGCCAGCGCCTTATTTGACCCCACCTTCTATCTAGAACAAAACCTTGATGTTAAGGCAGCAGTTGAAAACAACATATTCACAAGCGCCTGGCACCACTTCGTCTCGTTCGGCCAGTACGAGGAGCGGGCTCCCAGCACCTTGTTTGACCCCACCTTCTATCTAGAACAAAACCTTGATGTTAAGGCAGCAGTTGAAAACAACATATTCACAAGCGCCTGGCACCACTTCGTCTCGTTCGGCCAGTACGAGGAGCGGGCTCCCAGCACCTTGTTTGACCCCACCTTCTATCTAGAACAAAACCTTGATGTTAAGGCAGCAGTTGAAAACAACATATTCACAAGCGCCTGGCACCACTTCGTCTCGTTCGGCCAGTACGAGGAGCGGGCTCCCAGCACCTTGTTTGACCCCACCTTCTATTTAGAACAAAACCCTGATGTTAAGGCAGCAGTTGAAAACGGCGAGATTGGTAGTGCCTTAGATCACTTTGTCATATTCGGTTTTGAAGAGAATCGACTGGGTACTCAACCAAGGAACCCTATTGAGGTCACTGCTCCGACGGCCAATCTATCATCTGACGATATCACCATTAATCTTACTAATACTTTTACAGTCACCTATACCGATAATGTCGCAATCGATGTAGCCAGCATTGATGGAAGTGACATTCGAGTTGTTGGCCCCAACGGTTTCGAACAATTGGCAACGCTGGTAAGTGTTGATGCTGCGGATAATGATAGTTCTGCGAGGGCTACTTATCAATTTATGACCCCCGGAGGCATCTGGGATGCTGCTGATAGTGGTATCTACAGCTTTAGCGTTCAACCCGGTCAAGTTGCTGATATCAACGGTAATTTTGTTCAACCTGCTGGGCTAGCAGCGATCGCGATTGATAATGGCCCGATCAATGGCACCCCAGCCAACAACACGCTCAACGGAAATATTTTCAACAACATCATCAATGGTTTGGCAGGGGACGACATCCTTAATGGGAATAAGGGCGATGATTTGCTCGATGGCGGCGCTGGTAGTGACACATTCGACGGTGGCGACGGCATTGATACCGTCAGCTATGCCCTATCAACCAGCGGCATTAGTGCCAACCTGCGGCAGGGAACTGCCACTACGATTCTGCGGATTATGCCGTTGGGTGATTCCATCACTCACGGGATGCCGACTTCTAACCCTTTGGCTTACCCAGGGGCTTACCGAATTCCGCTCTGGAGAAAGTTTCAAGCAGACTCCATCTTGATAGATTTTGTGGGCTCTCAAAAGAATGGGGGCAAGAGTGAGAACTCAGATAGTCCCACAGGCTTTGACCAAGACCACGAAGGCTACCCTGGAAAGAAAATTAATGAGATTGCCACGTCCACCCAGGTCAATCTGAATCCACGCTTACAAGAGCTGAAGCCAAATGTAATCTTGCTGACGATCGGAACGAATGACGCCATGTCTAATCGCAGCGTCAATCAAATGAAAAGTGACTTGAGTAATTTGATTGATCAGATTACCACCCAGCAGCCCAATGCTCAGTTGTTTGTCGCAACGATTCCGCCTATCAATCCGGAGCGCAGCCCAACTGCGGCAGAAAAAGCGATCGCCTTTAACAGAGATCTTCCGAGTTTAATCAGTGCTAAAGCTGCTGCTGGCAAAAATGTCCTTTTTGTAGACACCGTTAAGGGTGTCGATGGTCGCAGTGGCACCTCAGATGACTTGAAACTCTCTGACATTGTCGCGGATGGCCTCCATCCTAATGAGGGAGGCTACAACAAAACCGCCAATACTTGGTATGAAGCACTTTCCGACAACATCACGATCGATCGCGACACCTTCAAAAGTGTCGAGAATCTCCTCGGTAGTGACTTTGATGATGTCTTGGTCGGCAGTTCTGGTACCAATGTGCTCAACGGAGGAGCGGGCAACGACAAGATTCTGGGCGGGGGTGGTGATGACACCTTTATCGGCGGTGCAGGGAGCGATGTATATGGTGTTGGGATAGATGGCAAACCGACCATTCTCGATTTCCAGAATGATCAAGACTTGCTGGGCTTAACAAATGGCCTCCAGTTCAGTCAACTCACGATCGCGCAGGGCCTAGGGGATAACGCTAATCACACCCTGATTAGCCTGACTTCAAACGGCCAATTGTTAGCTTCCTTAATGGGTGTGCAGGCTACCAATATTACGACTACTGACTTCACAACCGCATAA
- the rfbF gene encoding glucose-1-phosphate cytidylyltransferase, protein MKAVILAGGLGTRLSEETTIKPKPMVEIGGRPILWHIMKTYSAHGITDFIICCGYKGYVIKEYFANYFLHMSDVTFDMRFNQMNVHCGYAEPWRVTLVDTGEDTLTGGRLKRVREHIGNETFCFTYGDGVSNVNVQELVEFHKSQKTLATLTATQPPGRFGAICLGSEQNKIENFQEKPEGDGAWINGGYFVLEPEVIDYIAGDSTIWEKEPLQKLASDGELSAYRHNGFWQPMDTLRDKQYLEELWKSGKAPWKVW, encoded by the coding sequence ATGAAAGCCGTGATCTTGGCTGGCGGACTCGGAACTCGTCTCAGCGAGGAAACGACCATTAAGCCTAAACCAATGGTGGAAATTGGCGGTCGGCCGATCCTTTGGCACATTATGAAGACTTACTCGGCTCATGGCATCACCGACTTCATTATTTGCTGCGGTTACAAAGGCTACGTCATTAAAGAATATTTTGCTAACTACTTTTTGCACATGTCTGATGTCACGTTTGACATGCGCTTTAACCAAATGAACGTGCATTGTGGTTATGCCGAGCCTTGGCGGGTGACCCTAGTAGATACCGGAGAAGACACCCTTACGGGCGGTCGGCTGAAACGGGTGAGAGAGCATATTGGCAACGAAACCTTTTGCTTTACCTATGGCGACGGCGTTAGTAATGTTAATGTTCAGGAGTTAGTAGAGTTTCATAAATCTCAGAAAACTCTGGCGACTCTAACCGCAACCCAACCACCTGGACGTTTTGGTGCTATTTGCTTGGGCTCAGAGCAAAACAAAATCGAAAATTTTCAAGAAAAGCCGGAAGGGGATGGCGCTTGGATCAACGGTGGCTACTTTGTTTTGGAGCCGGAAGTGATTGACTACATCGCAGGCGACTCGACAATTTGGGAAAAAGAGCCGCTTCAGAAGTTAGCTTCCGATGGCGAGCTTTCGGCCTATAGACACAATGGCTTTTGGCAGCCGATGGATACGTTGCGAGACAAGCAATATCTAGAAGAGCTGTGGAAGAGTGGTAAGGCTCCTTGGAAAGTGTGGTAG
- the lhgO gene encoding L-2-hydroxyglutarate oxidase, producing MYDFAIIGGGIAGLSTGMALGRKYPDAKILVLEKESNWAFHQTGNNSGVIHSGIYYKPGSFKAKFCRDGSRSMVEFCQEHGIAHEVCGKVIVATDESELSRLENLYQRGLENGLNVTKISAEEVREVEPHVSCIAGIRVSTTGIVNYKQVCLKYVDLIRLQGGDLRLNTKVTKIVQKGDRQVLETNQGEFETRFVVNCAGLHSDRVAKMGQADPKAKIVPFRGEYYELVPEKRYLVKTLIYPVPNPAFPFLGVHFTKMIDGTVHAGPNAVLSLKREGYKKTDFDLRDFAEVMTYPAFWKLAAKHADEGIQEIIRSFSKAAFVRSLQKLIPEVRSEDLIPTHAGVRAQALMNDGKLVDDFLIVPGPNSIHVCNAPSPAATSSLEIGKAIAAQIPQPQHLQAALSV from the coding sequence ATGTATGATTTCGCGATAATTGGCGGCGGTATTGCTGGCCTTTCCACTGGGATGGCGTTAGGCCGCAAATATCCAGATGCCAAGATTTTGGTCCTAGAGAAGGAAAGTAATTGGGCCTTTCACCAAACGGGCAATAACAGTGGTGTGATCCACTCCGGGATTTATTACAAACCAGGCAGCTTCAAGGCGAAGTTCTGTCGCGATGGCAGTCGCTCAATGGTGGAATTTTGCCAAGAGCACGGCATCGCTCACGAAGTCTGTGGCAAGGTCATTGTTGCAACAGACGAGAGCGAACTATCCCGCCTGGAAAATCTTTATCAGCGCGGTTTAGAGAACGGCTTGAACGTTACCAAAATCAGCGCTGAAGAAGTCCGGGAAGTTGAGCCTCACGTGAGCTGCATCGCTGGGATTCGCGTTTCCACGACGGGGATTGTCAACTACAAACAGGTTTGCCTCAAGTATGTCGATCTAATTCGGCTTCAGGGCGGTGACTTGCGGCTGAATACGAAAGTCACCAAGATTGTCCAGAAAGGCGATCGCCAGGTGCTCGAAACCAATCAAGGCGAATTTGAAACGCGGTTTGTAGTGAATTGTGCGGGGTTGCACAGCGATCGCGTGGCTAAAATGGGCCAAGCCGACCCCAAAGCTAAGATTGTGCCCTTCCGGGGTGAATACTACGAACTGGTGCCCGAAAAGCGCTACTTGGTTAAAACGCTGATCTATCCTGTGCCCAACCCTGCCTTTCCCTTCTTGGGCGTTCACTTCACCAAGATGATCGACGGTACGGTGCATGCGGGTCCTAACGCGGTTCTCAGCCTCAAGCGCGAAGGATACAAGAAAACCGATTTTGACTTGCGAGACTTTGCCGAAGTCATGACTTATCCTGCTTTCTGGAAGCTCGCCGCTAAACATGCGGACGAAGGCATCCAGGAGATTATTCGCTCCTTTAGTAAAGCTGCCTTTGTTCGCAGTTTGCAAAAGCTAATTCCGGAAGTGCGCTCTGAGGATTTGATTCCTACCCATGCAGGCGTGCGGGCACAAGCTTTAATGAATGACGGAAAACTAGTGGATGATTTTCTGATTGTCCCTGGCCCCAATTCCATCCATGTTTGCAATGCTCCCTCTCCAGCGGCCACCTCTTCTTTAGAGATTGGTAAGGCGATCGCCGCTCAAATTCCCCAACCGCAACATCTTCAGGCAGCTTTAAGCGTATAG
- a CDS encoding NAD(P)-dependent oxidoreductase: MKVLVTGTEGYLGSLFAPLLMKHGHEVIGVDTGYYKVGWLYNATDLTAKTLNKDIRHITAEDLQGVDAIVHMAELSNDPTGQLSPNITYDINHKGSVRLAELAKAAGVRRFVYMSSCSVYGVATGQDVTEESEVNPQTAYAICKTLVERDLQPMADDNFSPTFMRNATAFGASPRMRFDIVLNNLAGLAWTTKEIKMISDGTPWRPLVHALDIAKALLCVLEAPRDIIHNQIFNVGDTAHNYRVKEIAEIVADIFTGCQLSFGANVADNRSYRVSFEKINTILPGFKCEWDARRGAQQLFDLFNQIDMDEATFLSRGFTRLKQLEYLLRTQQIDQDFFWRQ, translated from the coding sequence ATGAAAGTATTGGTTACTGGCACAGAAGGATATCTCGGCTCTCTGTTTGCGCCGCTGTTAATGAAGCACGGTCACGAGGTGATTGGGGTAGACACTGGATATTACAAAGTTGGCTGGCTCTACAATGCCACCGACCTTACCGCTAAAACCCTCAACAAAGATATTCGTCACATCACCGCTGAAGATTTGCAAGGCGTCGATGCGATCGTTCACATGGCGGAACTGTCTAACGACCCCACCGGACAGCTCTCCCCCAACATCACCTACGACATCAACCACAAAGGCTCCGTCCGCTTAGCAGAATTGGCGAAAGCTGCTGGCGTGCGCCGCTTTGTCTATATGTCTTCTTGCAGCGTCTACGGCGTAGCGACGGGACAAGATGTCACGGAGGAGTCAGAAGTCAATCCTCAGACCGCTTATGCCATCTGTAAAACCTTGGTAGAGCGCGACTTGCAGCCAATGGCGGACGACAATTTTTCCCCCACCTTCATGCGGAACGCTACCGCTTTTGGGGCTTCGCCTCGGATGCGCTTCGACATCGTGCTGAACAACCTAGCGGGTCTGGCTTGGACAACCAAAGAAATCAAGATGATCAGCGATGGGACTCCTTGGCGGCCTTTGGTTCACGCCTTGGACATTGCTAAAGCTCTTCTCTGCGTCCTGGAAGCTCCCCGCGATATTATCCACAACCAAATCTTCAACGTTGGGGATACGGCGCATAACTATCGCGTCAAAGAGATTGCGGAAATCGTCGCGGATATCTTCACCGGATGTCAGCTCAGCTTTGGTGCCAATGTTGCGGATAATCGCAGCTATCGCGTTTCTTTCGAGAAGATCAACACCATCCTGCCTGGCTTTAAGTGTGAGTGGGATGCCCGACGCGGTGCTCAACAATTGTTTGATTTGTTTAACCAAATCGACATGGATGAAGCCACCTTCCTATCTAGAGGCTTCACCCGCCTAAAACAGTTGGAATATCTCCTGCGGACGCAGCAAATTGACCAAGATTTCTTCTGGAGACAGTAA
- the rfbC gene encoding dTDP-4-dehydrorhamnose 3,5-epimerase, whose amino-acid sequence MLFTETPLKGAFVIDLEHRNDHRGFFARTFCAKEFEDHGLKPTVAQCNLSYNHKQGTLRGMHYQTPPAAETKLIRCTQGGIYDVIIDMRPDSPTYLVHFGIELTAENRRALYVPEMFAHGYQALTDGAEVIYQVGEFYTPGYERGLRYNDPFFKIEWPLPVTEISEKDQSWPLFETVMVGAQA is encoded by the coding sequence ATGCTATTCACCGAAACGCCACTCAAGGGTGCCTTTGTCATTGACCTAGAACACCGCAACGACCATCGCGGTTTCTTTGCTCGTACCTTCTGTGCCAAAGAGTTTGAAGACCACGGTCTCAAGCCCACTGTGGCACAGTGCAATCTCTCCTACAACCATAAGCAGGGGACGTTGCGCGGGATGCATTATCAAACTCCTCCCGCTGCTGAAACCAAACTGATTCGCTGCACCCAGGGGGGAATCTATGACGTGATCATTGATATGCGTCCAGACTCTCCCACCTATTTAGTACACTTTGGCATTGAGCTGACCGCAGAAAACCGTCGGGCGCTGTATGTGCCTGAAATGTTTGCTCACGGCTATCAAGCGCTGACCGATGGAGCAGAAGTGATTTACCAAGTAGGGGAATTCTACACCCCTGGCTACGAGCGGGGTTTGCGGTATAACGACCCATTTTTCAAAATTGAATGGCCTTTGCCCGTCACAGAAATTTCGGAAAAAGACCAATCTTGGCCCTTGTTTGAAACGGTAATGGTAGGAGCACAGGCATGA
- a CDS encoding NAD(P)H-dependent oxidoreductase — MIIVDRALQARAEAGNPVRVGMIGAGFMGRGIANQIANSVPGMELVAIFNRNLDGAKRAYTEAGITDVRVVNTVTDLESAIAQGQYAVTDDAMLLCQAEGIDALIEVTGTIEFGAQVVLEAIAHHKHVILMNAELDGTIGPILKVYADREGVILSACDGDQPGVQMNLYRFVKSIGLTPLLCGNIKGLQDPYRNPTTQEGFAKRWGQKAHMVTSFADGSKISFEQAIVANATGMKVAKRGMLGYDYTGHVDEMTNMYDVDQLKELGGIVDYVVGTKPGPGVFVFGTHDDPKQQHYLNLYKLGEGPLYSFYTPYHLCHFEVPLSVARAVLFQDPVMAPLGSPVVDVVTTAKIDLKAGETLDGIGFYMTYGQCENSDVTQAQNLLPMGLAEGCRLKRDVLKDQVLTYDDVELPEGRLSDKLRAEQNAYFGVAAKVPATVS, encoded by the coding sequence ATGATTATTGTCGATCGCGCGTTACAAGCCCGCGCTGAAGCAGGCAACCCCGTCCGAGTCGGCATGATCGGTGCTGGATTCATGGGCCGAGGCATTGCCAACCAAATTGCTAACTCGGTGCCAGGGATGGAGTTAGTCGCCATCTTCAACCGCAACCTGGACGGAGCCAAACGCGCTTATACCGAAGCAGGTATCACCGATGTTCGCGTGGTGAATACGGTCACTGATCTAGAATCTGCGATCGCCCAAGGTCAGTATGCGGTTACCGATGACGCGATGCTGTTGTGCCAAGCCGAAGGCATTGACGCACTCATCGAAGTTACAGGCACGATCGAATTTGGCGCTCAAGTGGTGCTGGAAGCGATCGCCCACCACAAGCATGTGATCTTGATGAATGCCGAGCTTGACGGCACCATCGGCCCCATCCTCAAAGTCTATGCTGACCGAGAAGGTGTGATTCTCTCCGCCTGTGATGGCGACCAACCAGGTGTGCAGATGAACCTGTACCGCTTCGTCAAGAGCATTGGCTTAACTCCCCTGCTGTGCGGCAACATCAAAGGTTTGCAAGACCCCTACCGCAACCCCACCACTCAAGAAGGCTTTGCCAAACGCTGGGGCCAAAAAGCCCACATGGTCACCAGTTTTGCCGATGGTAGCAAGATCTCCTTTGAGCAGGCGATCGTGGCAAACGCAACGGGTATGAAAGTTGCTAAGCGCGGCATGTTGGGCTACGACTACACAGGTCATGTAGACGAAATGACCAACATGTACGATGTAGATCAACTCAAAGAATTGGGTGGCATTGTGGACTATGTGGTTGGTACTAAACCAGGTCCAGGGGTGTTTGTCTTCGGCACCCACGATGACCCCAAACAGCAGCACTACCTCAACCTGTACAAGTTGGGTGAAGGCCCTCTCTACAGTTTTTACACGCCCTACCACCTCTGCCACTTTGAAGTTCCTCTCTCAGTAGCTCGCGCCGTGCTGTTCCAAGATCCCGTCATGGCTCCTTTGGGTAGTCCTGTCGTGGATGTAGTCACCACTGCCAAAATTGACCTGAAAGCAGGAGAAACCCTGGATGGCATCGGCTTCTACATGACCTACGGCCAGTGCGAAAATTCTGATGTCACTCAGGCTCAAAACCTGCTGCCAATGGGCTTGGCCGAAGGCTGCCGTTTGAAGCGGGATGTGCTCAAAGACCAAGTGCTCACCTACGATGACGTAGAACTGCCCGAAGGTCGCCTCTCTGACAAGCTCCGAGCCGAACAGAATGCTTACTTTGGGGTTGCTGCAAAGGTACCTGCAACAGTTTCGTAA